From Streptomyces sp. NBC_00370, a single genomic window includes:
- a CDS encoding ABC transporter ATP-binding protein, with amino-acid sequence MVAPPDNDVLWARSLHYSHSGSPALDGVSLGVREGEILAVNGPRGSGKTTLLRCLSGQLVPQEGEVWFDSTAVHTMTPQLRERLRSDRFSWIGADPSLVPELSAWENAALPLLLRGSSHRAAKSAAMEWLERLDIGALARKRPHTLLQSERQRVAVARALVASPSVLFADEPTAPLHRTDRAQVLRTLTTAARSHDITVVIATLDPEAATLADRTVTLVDGRRTDDAHRTSEAEGRAACSLSV; translated from the coding sequence ATGGTGGCCCCGCCGGACAACGACGTGCTCTGGGCGCGTTCCCTGCACTACTCCCACAGCGGCTCGCCAGCGCTCGACGGTGTCTCCCTCGGCGTACGCGAAGGGGAGATCCTCGCCGTCAACGGCCCACGCGGCAGCGGCAAGACGACCCTGCTGCGCTGTCTGTCGGGCCAGCTGGTCCCGCAGGAGGGCGAGGTCTGGTTCGACAGCACCGCCGTGCACACCATGACCCCGCAGCTCCGCGAGCGGCTGCGCAGCGACCGCTTCAGCTGGATCGGCGCCGACCCCTCGCTCGTCCCCGAGCTGAGCGCCTGGGAGAACGCGGCGCTGCCGCTGCTGCTGCGCGGCTCCTCGCACCGCGCCGCCAAGTCCGCCGCCATGGAGTGGCTGGAGCGGCTCGACATCGGCGCGCTCGCCCGCAAGCGCCCGCACACGCTGCTGCAGTCCGAGCGCCAGCGGGTGGCCGTGGCCCGTGCGCTGGTCGCCTCGCCCTCGGTGCTGTTCGCCGACGAGCCGACGGCGCCGCTGCACCGTACGGACCGCGCGCAGGTGCTCCGTACGCTGACGACGGCGGCCCGCTCGCACGACATCACCGTCGTCATCGCCACCCTCGACCCGGAGGCGGCGACGCTCGCCGACCGCACGGTGACGCTGGTCGACGGGCGCCGCACCGACGACGCGCACCGGACCTCCGAGGCGGAAGGCCGGGCGGCGTGCTCGCTCTCCGTCTAG
- a CDS encoding ABC transporter ATP-binding protein, with the protein MALLTLADVTARFGERTAVDAVDLEIAEHEIVCVLGPSGSGKSTLLRVVAGLQPADAGRVLLDGADQSGVPVHRRGVGLMFQDHQLFPQRDVGGNVAFGLRMRGASRDEQRRRVDELLDLVGLPGAGGRAVAALSGGEQQRVALARALAPEPRLLMLDEPLGQLDRSLRERLVVELRLLFGRLGTTVLAVTHDQGEAFALADRVVVMRDGRIAQTGTPLEVWQRPASAFVARFLGFDNVVDATVAGRAAATPWGKIPVPEGSAQGDRTLLVRPAGVRLVAPADGLRCTVEARTFRGSRVAVLLRPDDEAPTLEAECGLREAPPEGTAVGVTFAAEDVVVLD; encoded by the coding sequence ATGGCCCTGTTGACCCTGGCTGACGTGACGGCGCGGTTCGGCGAGCGCACGGCGGTCGACGCGGTGGACCTGGAGATCGCCGAACACGAGATCGTCTGCGTGCTCGGCCCCAGCGGCAGCGGCAAGTCCACCCTGCTGCGGGTGGTCGCCGGGCTGCAACCCGCCGACGCCGGAAGGGTGTTGCTGGACGGCGCCGACCAGTCGGGGGTGCCGGTGCACCGGCGCGGGGTCGGGCTGATGTTCCAGGACCACCAGCTGTTCCCGCAGCGCGACGTCGGCGGCAATGTCGCCTTCGGACTGCGGATGCGCGGCGCCTCCCGCGACGAACAGCGGCGCCGCGTGGACGAGTTGCTTGACCTCGTCGGTCTGCCGGGCGCCGGAGGGCGGGCCGTGGCCGCGCTGTCGGGCGGTGAGCAGCAGCGCGTGGCGCTCGCCCGCGCGCTCGCCCCCGAGCCACGGCTCCTGATGCTGGACGAGCCGCTGGGCCAGCTCGACCGGAGTCTGCGTGAACGGCTCGTCGTCGAACTGCGCCTGCTGTTCGGCCGGTTGGGCACCACCGTGCTCGCCGTCACACACGACCAGGGCGAGGCGTTCGCGCTCGCCGACCGGGTGGTGGTGATGCGGGACGGGCGAATCGCCCAGACCGGCACGCCCCTTGAGGTCTGGCAGCGGCCCGCGTCCGCCTTCGTCGCGCGCTTCCTCGGCTTCGACAACGTCGTGGACGCCACCGTCGCCGGCCGGGCGGCCGCCACCCCCTGGGGCAAGATCCCGGTGCCCGAGGGCTCGGCGCAGGGCGACCGTACGCTGCTGGTACGGCCCGCCGGGGTACGGCTGGTCGCCCCGGCGGACGGCCTGCGGTGCACGGTCGAGGCGCGCACCTTCCGGGGCAGCCGCGTCGCCGTACTGCTGCGTCCCGACGACGAGGCGCCGACGCTGGAGGCGGAGTGCGGCCTGCGGGAGGCGCCGCCCGAGGGGACGGCGGTCGGGGTGACCTTCGCCGCCGAGGACGTCGTCGTACTCGACTGA
- the rlmN gene encoding 23S rRNA (adenine(2503)-C(2))-methyltransferase RlmN — MPVPGELTFVAPRGAKKPPRHLADLSPVERREAVAAMGEKAFRAKQLSQHYFARYAHDPEQWTDIPAASRQKLAAELLPDLMSVVRHISCDDDTTRKTLWRLHDGTLVESVLMRYPDRVTMCISSQAGCGMNCPFCATGQAGLDRNLSTAEIVHQIVDGMRALRDGEVPGGPSRLSNIVFMGMGEPLANYKRVVGAIRRLTDPEPDGLGISQRGITVSTVGLVPAMLRFADEGFKCRLAVSLHAPDDELRDTLVPVNTRWKVREVLDAAWEYAEKSGRRISIEYALIRDINDQAWRGDRLGRLLKGKRVHVNLIPLNPTPGSKWTASRPEDEKAFVDAIAAHGVPVTVRDTRGQEIDGACGQLAASER, encoded by the coding sequence ATGCCTGTACCCGGAGAACTTACTTTTGTCGCGCCCCGCGGAGCCAAGAAGCCGCCGCGGCATCTTGCCGATCTCAGTCCCGTCGAGCGGCGCGAGGCTGTCGCTGCCATGGGGGAGAAAGCGTTTCGTGCCAAGCAGCTGTCGCAGCACTACTTCGCGCGCTATGCCCATGACCCCGAGCAGTGGACCGACATCCCCGCCGCCTCGCGGCAGAAGCTTGCCGCCGAGCTGCTGCCTGACCTGATGTCGGTGGTGCGGCACATCTCGTGTGACGACGACACCACCCGCAAGACCCTGTGGCGGCTGCATGACGGCACGCTCGTCGAGTCCGTGCTGATGCGCTACCCGGACCGGGTGACGATGTGCATCTCCTCGCAGGCGGGCTGCGGGATGAACTGTCCGTTCTGTGCGACGGGGCAGGCGGGGCTCGACCGTAATCTGTCGACCGCCGAGATCGTGCACCAGATCGTGGACGGCATGCGCGCCCTGCGCGACGGGGAGGTGCCCGGCGGGCCCTCGCGGCTGTCGAACATCGTCTTCATGGGGATGGGCGAGCCGCTCGCCAACTACAAGCGGGTGGTCGGCGCGATCCGGCGGCTGACCGACCCCGAGCCGGACGGGCTCGGGATCTCGCAGCGGGGGATCACGGTGTCGACCGTCGGGCTCGTGCCCGCGATGCTGCGCTTCGCCGACGAGGGGTTCAAGTGCCGCCTCGCCGTCTCGCTGCACGCCCCGGACGACGAGCTGCGGGACACGCTCGTACCCGTCAACACCCGGTGGAAGGTTCGCGAGGTGCTGGACGCCGCCTGGGAGTACGCGGAGAAGTCGGGCCGCCGTATCTCGATCGAGTACGCGCTCATCCGGGACATCAACGACCAGGCCTGGCGCGGAGACCGGCTGGGCCGGCTGCTCAAGGGCAAGCGGGTGCACGTCAACCTGATCCCGCTCAACCCGACGCCCGGCTCGAAGTGGACCGCTTCCCGCCCCGAGGACGAGAAGGCGTTCGTCGACGCCATCGCCGCCCACGGCGTGCCCGTGACCGTACGGGACACCCGGGGCCAGGAGATCGACGGGGCCTGTGGGCAGCTTGCCGCCTCCGAGCGGTAG
- a CDS encoding LOG family protein — translation MLNPESSDSGQDLEIESLAEFDRRVGGGKLGGYRLQAVDLTGRTAALLAADTTGAVFLGCPMEPEALAKVRADGALVFPPVPGLPFDPYRGLLYTPEQLFDGLDDAGYDATPDARGYAWFQRTRSDGDIFASMLRSVHDDAISDALDEHLVGAQVVGVMGGHAMARGTDEYAGAARLGRSLTRTGLTVATGGGPGAMEAANLGAYAACYRDGMLDEALELLSKTPSFRPSVSDWAQAAFDVRRRWPKGDDSVGIPTWFYGHEPPNAFAGHIAKYFANATREDGLLARSNAGVIFLPGAAGTVQEIFDNATPNYYESRGEPTPMILVDRDHWTRHLPAWPLLQALARERAMESRIVLVDTVDEAAAALARLTDAY, via the coding sequence GTGCTGAATCCGGAGAGCAGTGACAGTGGCCAGGACCTGGAGATCGAGTCCCTGGCGGAATTCGATCGCAGGGTCGGTGGCGGAAAGCTCGGCGGATACCGCCTGCAGGCCGTCGACCTGACGGGCCGTACGGCCGCCCTGCTGGCCGCCGACACCACGGGCGCGGTGTTCCTCGGCTGCCCGATGGAGCCGGAGGCGCTGGCCAAGGTGCGCGCCGACGGCGCCCTGGTGTTCCCGCCGGTGCCCGGCCTGCCGTTCGATCCGTACCGCGGCCTGCTGTACACGCCCGAGCAGCTTTTCGACGGCCTTGACGACGCCGGTTACGACGCGACACCGGACGCCCGCGGCTACGCGTGGTTCCAGCGGACCAGGTCCGACGGCGACATCTTCGCCTCCATGCTGCGCTCCGTGCACGACGACGCGATCTCCGACGCCCTCGACGAACACCTGGTCGGCGCGCAGGTCGTGGGCGTCATGGGCGGCCACGCCATGGCGCGCGGCACCGACGAGTACGCGGGCGCCGCCCGGCTCGGCCGCTCCCTGACCCGTACCGGACTGACCGTCGCCACCGGCGGCGGCCCCGGCGCCATGGAGGCGGCCAACCTCGGCGCCTACGCCGCCTGCTACCGGGACGGCATGCTGGACGAGGCGCTGGAACTCCTCAGCAAGACACCGTCGTTCCGTCCTTCCGTCTCCGACTGGGCGCAGGCCGCCTTCGACGTGCGCAGGCGCTGGCCCAAGGGCGACGACTCCGTCGGGATACCCACCTGGTTCTACGGCCACGAGCCGCCGAACGCCTTCGCGGGCCACATCGCGAAGTACTTCGCCAACGCCACCCGTGAGGACGGTCTGCTGGCCCGCTCGAACGCGGGCGTGATCTTCCTGCCGGGCGCGGCGGGGACGGTCCAGGAGATCTTCGACAACGCGACACCGAACTACTACGAGTCGCGCGGCGAGCCGACCCCGATGATCCTGGTCGACCGCGACCACTGGACCCGGCACCTGCCGGCCTGGCCGCTGCTCCAGGCGCTGGCCAGGGAGCGTGCCATGGAGTCGCGGATCGTGCTGGTCGACACGGTGGACGAGGCGGCGGCGGCGCTGGCGCGGCTGACGGACGCGTACTGA
- a CDS encoding ABC transporter permease, which yields MRLGLMALPVAFFGVFFGYPVVAIVGRGLKTGDGWQFGRIGDVLGRPDILHVLWFTTWQALASTLLTLLVALPAAYVFARFDFPGKQLLRAVVTVPFVLPTVVVGTAFLALVGRGGVLDELWGVRLDTTVWAILLAHVFFNYAVVVRTVGGLWSQLDPRQEEAARVLGAGRVAAWWRVTLPALAPAVAAGALMVFLFSFTSFGVVQILGGPGYSTLEVEIYRQTAQLLDLPTAAVLTLVQFVAVGAILAVHAWTVRKRETTLKLVDPALSARRPRGAAQWTLLGGVLASIALLLLLPLGVLVERSLDVPGGYGFAYYRALGRLDAGGTFLVPALDAVWNSLRYALVATVIALAIGGLAAAALTRRAGRFVRGFDALLMLPLGVSAVTVGFGFLITLDKPPLDLRQSWILVPLAQALVGVPFVVRTMLPVLRAVDGRLREAAAVLGASPLRVWREVDLPMVRRALLVAAGFAFAVSLGEFGATVFIARPGSPTLPVAVARLLGRPGELNYGEAMALSTVLMIVCAVSLLVLERVRTDSSGEF from the coding sequence GTGCGGCTCGGCCTGATGGCCCTGCCCGTCGCGTTCTTCGGGGTCTTCTTCGGCTACCCCGTCGTCGCCATCGTCGGTCGCGGGCTGAAGACCGGCGACGGCTGGCAGTTCGGCCGGATCGGCGACGTGCTCGGCCGGCCCGACATCCTGCACGTCCTGTGGTTCACCACCTGGCAGGCCCTGGCGTCCACCCTGCTCACCCTGCTGGTGGCGCTGCCCGCCGCGTACGTCTTCGCCCGCTTCGACTTCCCCGGCAAACAGCTGCTGCGGGCCGTGGTCACGGTGCCGTTCGTGCTGCCGACCGTCGTCGTGGGCACCGCGTTCCTCGCGCTGGTCGGCCGGGGCGGGGTGCTGGACGAGCTGTGGGGCGTACGGCTCGACACCACGGTCTGGGCGATCCTCCTCGCCCATGTCTTCTTCAACTACGCCGTGGTCGTACGGACCGTCGGCGGCCTCTGGTCGCAACTCGACCCGCGCCAGGAGGAAGCGGCGCGGGTCCTCGGCGCGGGCAGGGTCGCCGCGTGGTGGCGGGTGACGCTGCCCGCGCTCGCGCCCGCCGTCGCCGCCGGCGCCCTGATGGTCTTCCTCTTCTCCTTCACGTCCTTCGGCGTCGTCCAGATCCTCGGCGGCCCCGGCTACTCCACCCTGGAGGTGGAGATCTACCGGCAGACCGCGCAGCTGCTCGACCTGCCGACGGCCGCCGTGCTGACGCTGGTCCAGTTCGTCGCCGTCGGCGCGATCCTCGCCGTGCACGCCTGGACCGTACGCAAGCGGGAGACCACCCTGAAGCTCGTCGACCCGGCGCTGAGCGCGCGCCGGCCGCGCGGCGCCGCGCAGTGGACCCTGCTCGGCGGGGTGCTGGCGAGCATCGCGCTGCTGCTCCTGCTGCCGCTCGGCGTACTGGTCGAGCGCTCGCTCGACGTGCCCGGCGGATACGGCTTCGCGTACTACCGGGCGCTCGGCCGCCTCGACGCCGGCGGCACCTTCCTCGTACCGGCGCTGGACGCGGTGTGGAACTCGCTGCGGTACGCCCTCGTCGCGACGGTCATCGCGCTCGCGATCGGCGGCCTCGCCGCGGCGGCGCTCACCCGCAGGGCGGGCCGGTTCGTCCGGGGCTTCGACGCGCTGCTGATGCTGCCGCTCGGCGTCTCGGCGGTGACCGTCGGCTTCGGCTTCCTCATCACGCTCGACAAACCGCCGCTCGACCTGCGGCAGTCGTGGATCCTGGTGCCGCTCGCCCAGGCGCTGGTCGGGGTCCCCTTCGTCGTACGGACCATGCTGCCGGTGCTGCGGGCCGTGGACGGGCGGCTCCGTGAGGCCGCCGCGGTCCTCGGTGCCTCGCCGCTGCGGGTCTGGCGCGAGGTCGATCTGCCCATGGTGCGGCGGGCGTTGCTCGTCGCGGCCGGATTCGCCTTCGCCGTCTCGCTGGGCGAGTTCGGCGCGACGGTCTTCATCGCCAGGCCCGGCAGCCCGACTCTGCCGGTGGCCGTGGCGCGGCTGCTCGGCAGGCCGGGGGAGCTGAACTACGGCGAGGCGATGGCCCTGAGCACGGTCCTGATGATCGTGTGCGCGGTGTCCCTGCTCGTACTCGAACGTGTCCGCACCGACAGTTCCGGAGAGTTCTGA
- a CDS encoding GNAT family N-acetyltransferase has translation MLFRWDWLRPVLTAPIVPTLGPVHPHALTVDLFEDTLRAAVTDRFFLHYDKDRRWSGEKDEAVLTGDMVHRPDRTLVPTLSRRGRGTVKVFAYGHRDGVVDEAAELAAKLAAVHDAANARVVRPLGPEIGSPRGIRVQLKDFTSGPCPAPGRTIRPVTDWPAVVRETFAPFARAMAADGLAFLHTQMQTGRCGPVLAAAVEDRIVGAIGPMDVRPDAIGCPQLMPQYFGVLPEARGKGVGRALWRSAMDWGRSHGAAYQLLQTEVGGPSDRLCQSEGLISLGFSHTTRA, from the coding sequence ATGCTCTTCCGTTGGGACTGGCTCAGGCCCGTGCTGACCGCGCCGATCGTGCCGACTCTCGGCCCCGTCCATCCTCACGCCCTCACCGTCGACCTCTTCGAGGACACACTGCGAGCGGCCGTCACCGACCGGTTCTTCCTGCACTACGACAAGGACCGGCGCTGGAGCGGTGAGAAGGACGAAGCGGTCCTGACCGGCGACATGGTTCACCGACCCGACCGCACTCTCGTCCCCACCCTGAGCCGGCGCGGGCGCGGCACCGTCAAGGTCTTCGCCTACGGGCACCGCGACGGCGTCGTCGACGAAGCCGCCGAGCTGGCAGCGAAGCTCGCCGCCGTGCACGACGCGGCCAACGCGAGGGTGGTGCGCCCGCTGGGGCCCGAGATCGGTTCCCCGCGCGGCATCCGCGTCCAGCTGAAGGACTTCACCAGCGGCCCTTGTCCCGCCCCCGGCCGCACGATCCGACCCGTCACCGACTGGCCGGCCGTCGTGCGGGAGACCTTCGCGCCGTTCGCCAGGGCCATGGCCGCCGACGGCCTGGCGTTCCTCCATACCCAGATGCAGACCGGCAGGTGCGGTCCGGTCCTCGCCGCCGCCGTCGAGGACCGCATCGTGGGCGCGATCGGGCCCATGGACGTACGTCCCGACGCGATCGGCTGCCCCCAGCTCATGCCCCAGTACTTCGGCGTCCTGCCCGAGGCCCGAGGGAAGGGCGTGGGCCGCGCCCTGTGGCGGTCGGCCATGGACTGGGGCCGGTCCCACGGCGCCGCCTACCAACTCCTCCAGACGGAAGTCGGTGGCCCCTCCGACAGGTTGTGCCAGTCCGAAGGACTCATCTCTCTGGGCTTCAGCCACACAACGCGGGCATAG
- a CDS encoding phosphatidate cytidylyltransferase, translating into MNDSSWGTPPTAGYWGPPDQGAAPAGPAYDEHEAQQTRPMPIVPDEPADGGDQDAGRGAARPGGPLFRDEIPQEPMPAAPPPPPQKKRAGRDLRAAIGVGLGLGAVVIASLFIVKAVFVGVIAVAVVVGLWELTSRLAEKKGIKAPLVPLAVGGAAMVVAGYVRGAEGAWVAMALTALAVLVWRMTEPPEGYLRDVTAGVFAAFYVPFLATFVAMLLRADDGPQRVLMFLVLTVVSDTGAYAVGWRFGTHKLAPRISPGKTREGLFGAVAFSMVAGALCMQFMIDDGIWWQGLLLGLGVAASATLGDLGESMIKRDLGIKDMGTLLPGHGGIMDRLDSLLPTAPVVWLLLVLFVGS; encoded by the coding sequence CCCCGGCGGGTCCCGCATACGATGAGCATGAGGCACAGCAGACTCGCCCCATGCCCATCGTGCCCGACGAACCCGCCGACGGCGGGGACCAGGATGCCGGCCGGGGGGCTGCTCGGCCGGGCGGCCCCCTGTTCCGCGACGAGATCCCGCAGGAGCCCATGCCCGCAGCACCGCCACCCCCGCCGCAGAAGAAACGGGCCGGCCGTGACCTGCGCGCGGCGATAGGGGTCGGTCTGGGCCTCGGCGCCGTGGTCATCGCCTCCCTCTTCATCGTCAAGGCCGTGTTCGTCGGCGTCATCGCCGTCGCCGTGGTCGTCGGCCTGTGGGAGCTCACCTCCCGGCTGGCCGAGAAGAAGGGCATCAAGGCCCCCCTCGTGCCCCTGGCCGTCGGCGGAGCCGCGATGGTCGTCGCCGGTTACGTACGCGGAGCCGAGGGCGCCTGGGTCGCGATGGCCCTGACCGCGCTCGCCGTGCTGGTCTGGCGGATGACCGAACCTCCCGAGGGCTACCTCCGGGATGTCACGGCCGGCGTCTTCGCCGCGTTCTACGTGCCGTTCCTGGCCACGTTCGTCGCGATGCTGCTGAGGGCGGACGACGGCCCGCAGCGGGTCCTGATGTTCCTGGTACTGACGGTGGTCAGCGACACCGGCGCCTACGCGGTCGGCTGGCGCTTCGGCACCCACAAGCTCGCGCCGCGCATCAGCCCAGGCAAGACCCGCGAAGGCCTGTTCGGCGCGGTCGCGTTCTCGATGGTGGCCGGCGCGCTGTGCATGCAGTTCATGATCGACGACGGAATCTGGTGGCAGGGCCTGCTCCTGGGCCTCGGCGTCGCCGCCAGCGCCACCCTCGGCGACCTCGGCGAGTCCATGATCAAGCGAGACCTGGGAATCAAGGACATGGGCACCCTGCTGCCCGGCCACGGCGGCATCATGGACCGCCTGGACTCCCTGCTCCCGACCGCCCCGGTGGTCTGGCTGCTCCTGGTCCTCTTCGTAGGCTCCTGA
- a CDS encoding nuclear transport factor 2 family protein, giving the protein MTTTPEASPASETERTRAVALELLRLIGDGEPALIAGLFAERVDWSIAENPTVPWIRPRTTRADVADHFRELAAGQRPDAAHSSVDVVLADGKQAVVTGRLAGTVTATGKTFRSPFAMRLTVEDGLISGYRIYEDSLAIAAACAD; this is encoded by the coding sequence ATGACCACCACCCCCGAGGCCTCTCCGGCCTCAGAGACCGAGCGCACCCGCGCCGTGGCGCTGGAGCTGCTGCGGCTGATCGGTGACGGCGAACCAGCCCTGATCGCGGGGCTGTTCGCCGAGCGGGTCGACTGGTCCATCGCCGAGAACCCGACGGTGCCGTGGATCCGTCCGCGTACCACCCGCGCCGATGTGGCGGACCACTTCCGCGAACTCGCCGCAGGGCAGCGCCCGGACGCCGCGCACTCCTCGGTCGACGTGGTGCTCGCCGACGGCAAGCAGGCCGTGGTGACAGGCCGGTTGGCCGGGACGGTGACGGCGACCGGCAAGACGTTCCGCTCGCCCTTCGCGATGCGGCTCACCGTCGAGGACGGGCTGATCAGCGGCTACCGCATCTACGAGGACAGCCTCGCGATAGCCGCCGCCTGCGCCGACTGA
- a CDS encoding aspartate aminotransferase family protein, with protein sequence MGNPIAVSKDLSKTAYDHLWMHFTRMSDYENAPVPTIVRGEGTYIYDDKGKRYLDGLSGLFVVNAGHGRHELAETAYKQGQELGFFPIWSYAHPKAVELAERLADYAPGDLNKVFFTTGGGEAVETAWKLAKQYFKLTGKPTKYKVISRAVAYHGTPQGALSITGLPSLKAPFEPLVPGAHKVPNTNIYRAPIHGDDPEAFGRWAADQIEQEILFEGPETVAAVFLEPVQNSGGCFPPPPGYFQRVREICDQYDVLLVSDEVICAFGRLGTMFACDKFGYVPDMITCAKGMTSGYSPIGACVISDRLAEPFYQGDNTFLHGYTFGGHPVSAAVGLANLDLFERESLNQHVLDNEGAFFDTLKKLHDLPIVGDVRGNGFFYGIELVKDKATKETFTDEETERVLYGFLSKELFAQGLYCRADDRGDPVVQLAPPLISDQGTFDEIEGILRSVLTEAYTKL encoded by the coding sequence GTGGGGAACCCGATAGCCGTGAGCAAGGACCTCTCCAAAACCGCGTACGACCACCTGTGGATGCACTTCACCCGCATGTCGGACTACGAGAACGCACCCGTGCCCACCATCGTGCGTGGTGAGGGCACCTACATCTACGACGACAAGGGCAAGCGGTACCTCGACGGGCTGTCCGGGCTGTTCGTGGTGAACGCGGGGCACGGCCGGCACGAGCTCGCCGAGACCGCCTACAAGCAGGGCCAGGAGCTGGGCTTCTTCCCGATCTGGTCGTACGCGCACCCGAAGGCGGTCGAGCTGGCCGAGCGGCTCGCCGACTACGCGCCCGGCGACCTCAACAAGGTCTTCTTCACCACCGGCGGCGGCGAGGCGGTCGAGACCGCCTGGAAGCTCGCCAAGCAGTACTTCAAGCTGACCGGCAAGCCCACCAAGTACAAGGTCATCTCGCGCGCCGTCGCCTACCACGGCACCCCGCAGGGAGCCCTGTCCATCACCGGACTGCCGTCGCTGAAGGCGCCCTTCGAGCCGCTGGTGCCCGGCGCGCACAAGGTGCCCAACACCAACATCTACCGGGCGCCGATCCACGGCGACGACCCGGAGGCGTTCGGCCGCTGGGCCGCCGACCAGATCGAGCAGGAGATCCTCTTCGAGGGTCCCGAGACGGTCGCCGCGGTCTTCCTGGAGCCGGTGCAGAACTCCGGCGGCTGCTTCCCGCCGCCGCCCGGCTACTTCCAGCGGGTGCGCGAGATCTGCGACCAGTACGACGTGCTGCTCGTCTCGGACGAGGTCATCTGCGCCTTCGGCCGGCTCGGCACGATGTTCGCGTGCGACAAGTTCGGCTACGTACCCGACATGATCACCTGCGCCAAGGGCATGACGTCGGGCTACTCCCCGATCGGCGCCTGCGTCATCTCCGACCGGCTCGCCGAGCCGTTCTACCAGGGTGACAACACCTTCCTGCACGGCTACACGTTCGGCGGCCACCCGGTCTCCGCCGCCGTCGGCCTCGCCAACCTCGACCTGTTCGAGCGCGAGAGCCTCAACCAGCACGTCCTCGACAACGAGGGCGCGTTCTTCGACACCCTGAAGAAGCTGCACGACCTGCCGATCGTCGGAGACGTACGCGGCAACGGCTTCTTCTACGGGATCGAGCTGGTCAAGGACAAGGCCACCAAGGAGACGTTCACCGACGAGGAGACGGAGCGCGTGCTGTACGGCTTCCTCTCCAAGGAGCTGTTCGCACAGGGTCTGTACTGCCGGGCCGACGACCGCGGCGACCCGGTCGTCCAGCTGGCGCCGCCGCTCATCTCCGACCAGGGGACCTTCGACGAGATCGAGGGCATCCTGCGGTCCGTGCTGACGGAGGCGTACACCAAGCTGTAG
- a CDS encoding thiamine ABC transporter substrate-binding protein, translating into MTAVAIVAALGVSTLAACGSDSSDSSAGSGGGAKSKTVTLVSHDSWAASPAVMKAFTKETGYTVKVLKSGDAGEAVNKAVLTKGSPQGDVFFGVDNTLLSRALDNGLFTPYVAKGLGQVDADTQLDKAKHRVTPIDSGDLCVNYDKKYFADKKLAPPQTFDDLIKPQYKNLLVTENVATSSPGLGFLLGTVARYGDDGWQDYWKKLKANGVQVVDSWEQAYNEDFSGSAGGKKAKADRPLVVSYASSPPAEVLYAKPQPAQAPTGISTGTCFRQIEFAGLLDGAKNPAGGKALIDFLISKKFQEDMPLTMFVNPVVKGAKLPEIYTKFGTTVPKPATVTPDRIAANREQWIQSWSSLVVK; encoded by the coding sequence ATGACGGCCGTGGCGATCGTCGCCGCGCTCGGTGTCTCGACCCTCGCCGCCTGCGGCTCCGACAGTTCCGACTCGTCGGCGGGCAGCGGCGGGGGCGCCAAGTCCAAGACCGTCACCCTCGTCAGCCATGACTCGTGGGCCGCATCGCCCGCCGTCATGAAGGCCTTCACCAAGGAGACCGGTTACACGGTCAAGGTGCTCAAGAGCGGCGACGCGGGGGAGGCCGTCAACAAGGCGGTCCTCACCAAGGGTTCGCCCCAGGGCGACGTCTTCTTCGGCGTCGACAACACCCTGCTCTCCCGCGCCCTCGACAACGGCCTGTTCACGCCGTACGTCGCCAAGGGCCTCGGCCAGGTCGACGCCGACACCCAGCTCGACAAGGCGAAGCACCGGGTCACCCCCATCGACAGCGGTGACCTGTGCGTCAACTACGACAAGAAGTACTTCGCCGACAAGAAGCTCGCGCCGCCGCAGACCTTCGACGACCTGATCAAGCCCCAGTACAAGAACCTCCTGGTCACCGAGAACGTCGCGACCTCGTCGCCCGGCCTCGGCTTCCTGCTCGGCACGGTCGCGCGGTACGGCGACGACGGCTGGCAGGACTACTGGAAGAAGCTCAAGGCCAACGGCGTCCAGGTCGTGGACAGCTGGGAGCAGGCCTACAACGAGGACTTCTCCGGTTCGGCCGGCGGCAAGAAGGCCAAGGCCGACCGGCCGCTCGTCGTCTCGTACGCGTCGAGCCCGCCGGCCGAGGTGCTGTACGCCAAGCCGCAGCCGGCCCAGGCGCCGACCGGTATCTCCACCGGGACCTGCTTCCGGCAGATCGAGTTCGCCGGGCTGCTCGACGGGGCGAAGAACCCGGCCGGCGGCAAGGCCCTGATCGACTTCCTGATCAGCAAGAAGTTCCAGGAGGACATGCCGCTCACCATGTTCGTGAACCCCGTCGTCAAGGGCGCGAAACTGCCCGAGATCTACACCAAGTTCGGCACCACGGTCCCCAAGCCCGCGACCGTGACACCCGACCGCATCGCCGCCAACCGTGAGCAGTGGATCCAGTCGTGGTCCTCACTCGTGGTGAAGTGA